The DNA segment CAGCTGCCAGCACAGGAGTACCCAACACTGATCTGAACTCAGTGGTTTGCAAGGAAACAGCACGGTGAGACAGACTCCAGTCATTCCCTAGGAGGCTCATACCAGTCCAGGAGAGATGTTAACCTTTCACTCAAACACTCTTGACATTGACCCCTCTTGCCTTTCATGAGGGGTTTCTCCAGCCATGAGATGAGAGCACCTCACTCCTCAGCTTAGAAAAAGGCAGCAACTTCTGGGGAGAGAATCTGGGCTTCCCTCTTTCTAGTGCACACCTTTGAGTGTTACACTCAGCCTCACCTGATCAGGGgctcagtttcctgatctataaaatgggacCAATCACACTGACCTCTGCAGTTTATTGTAAGGATCAACTGAGATAGCGTATGAGGAACAGTTAAACCAGTGCAGTCACACAGCAGTCACCCCCCCCAAAATGGCAGCTGTGATTATTGGCTCTGCCATTCATGTTCTTGTTTTTTGTCCAGTTCAACAAATGCCAGAAGTAAGTTCTCACTGTATGCCAGCCATGCGTCTAGGCCCTGGGGAAACAGCAGTGACACAATCAATGCATTGCCCACCCTCATGTAGTTCACAGTTTCATAGGGGGCACAGGACACTAATAAGACCCCTCTGGGGACAGCTGGCTGAAATCAGGACTCCTGGAAGAAGGGACACCTGATGGCAACCTAAGGTATGGGGAGACTGGCTGAGAGAAGACAAAGCAGAGTACCTGGGGGCAGAAGAAACAGCAGGTGCAGAGGGCCTGGGTAGAGTTTGGTGTGACCAGAAGTAACAAAGAGATAGTAAAAAGAGAGCTTTGAATGTGGAGATGTGTTTGATACCTTCTTTCACATTTGAATATTCaatcattgagcacctactgtgtgccagaagctgttctaggtgctgggaaaacagaatAGTTCATACAGGAATCCCTGCCCTAGAGGAGGTGATATTAAATAGACCGCTAACAAGAGACACAGGTAAAGTACATATTCTCTAGGAAGTGTAATGCTCTGCAGAAAAATAACAGATAGAAGTGTTAGAGGATAAGATCTTCTGagcaaaaactttttaaaaattaggtaagGGAGAAGGTCTCTTATGGCAtggagggttgaggatccagcatcgtcactgcagtggcttgggtcgctgctatggcacaggtttgatccctggcccagaacttccacatgccatgagtacagacaaaaaaaaaaaattaattaggcAAGGAAGTAACCCAGTGATATCTTTGAGACATGTCGGCTGAGTTTTTTCAGATATAGCATTTTTGATTATAGCTTGAGGCAGGACTGGCTGCTAAATAGATTTCATCTCCAGCACCAAGTTGAATCCATAAATTGGTGCTTTTGGAGCCATGGTAGAGAGGCAGCATTTGGactcaaagagaaaagagattgacTAGCAATGTCTGCTGTGGGAGCAGGAGGGAATGGGGAATGGAGCCAAGATGCCATCAGCTTGAAATCAATGGTTCAAGCTAAGAAGGATGGCCAACATTTCAGGGCATGTCGGGGAAATGATAAATTCCACATAAATTAAACTTCCAAacaacaaactttttaaaaatcacactattttttgagttcctgctgtggttgtagggggataaggatccagcattgccacaactgtagcataggttgcagctttggctaggttctgatccctggcccaggaactcccatgtgcttcAGGGGTGGCCatagaaaaattgttttaagttaaacttaaaacaatttttttttaaattacatccTTTTTAATTGTGAAATGGGAAGCCAGACAATCACACCTACTACTAAAGATGAGTATAGTGTAAATACTCCCTGAGTGAGCAGCTGAGAAACTTTCTAGGAATAAAGTCCATAAGCCTTAAAGCATGAACTTTGGCCTCAGTGTTTGACTAATTGTTTATACATTTAAACCCTTTGGATGTTAGAgaataaaatctatattttttttaactgaaattccCAATTCTTGCTCTTGCTGATAACGAATTCTCTGGGTAAATTTCCACtgctcaccccaccccacacaccaACCCTCAGTGCAGATCCTGGTAGTGCATGTGCACTTAAAACCAGTTTGTGTTTCCACAGGGACGCACTCCCTCCGCTACCACTACCTGGCCCTATCAGAGCCAgggccaggcctccctcagtTTCTGGCTGTAGGCTACGTGGACGACCAGGTCTTCATCCGGTATGATAGTCGTCGAGGCAAAGCGGAACCACAGGCCCCATGGATGGCTCACATGGATGCCCAGTACTGGGAGAAGGAGACTAAGAAGCAGAGGATCTGGGCGAAGGTGCAGCAGGTGGAGATGTGGACAGTGATGGGCTACTACAACCAGAGCAGTGGTACGTTGGGCAGTCTCTTGCTGCCCCCATTCTCCTTCCTCTAACCCTCCAGGCACCCATGCCTGTCTGCCTGGGGATGGAGACCCCTCTACCAAGGGTGTAGGGCATGCTTCTGATGCTTGGCTCTTCTTAGTCTCCTTCTTCCATAGCCAAGCAGGGGCCTCGAGGCCTTCAGAATCAGTTGTGGCTTCAGCAACCAGTCCATAGGCCAGTGAAGCAAGCAGCCCCAGGAGCTGGGCAATGATGATCCCCCTTCCCTGTGCCTCATCCCTCGGGCCCTCAGATGCCTTCTCAGCCTCCCCATCTAAACAACAGCAGGCttcgagttcccatcatggcgcagcagaaatgaatctgactaggaaccatgaggtctcaggttcaatccctggccttgctcagtgggttaaggttctcgtgttgccatgagctgtggtgtagatcacagatgcggctcggatctgacgttgctgtggctgtggtataggctggcagctgtagctctgattagacccctggcctgggaacctccatatgccatgggtgaggccctaaaaagcaaacaaaacaaaacaaaaaaacaatagcaaGCTCATGCCCACTGCTGGGGCTGCTGCTAAGCTAGTAGAGCATGACTGGTTCAAACAGCACCCTCCTGCTCTGGGCCCAAACACCCAAATGACCAGACTAAAAGTCTCAGGTTCCTAGATGCCTCAGAAAGAGTAGATGTAAAGGAGTGAGACAGGGAATGATGTGCCTCAGCCCTGGGCTCCCAGCATAAGCATAGCATCACTTAGTCCCACCATTTAAGGACATTTTACACCCACACGTAGTGTAGGATATAAAACAaggatgtcaggagttcccattgtggctcagcagggtaagaactggacatagtttccatgaggatgagggttcatatccctggcctcactcggtgggttaagtatctcaccgtaggttgcagatgcggctcagcccAATGTTGCCATAGCTAGGATGTAGACCACAGCCGCAACTctacttggacccctagcccagaaacttccacatactgcaggtgcaaccttaaaaacaaaataaataaataaaataaggatgtgATTAATTTTGAACTCGAGTGTTCCTTCCACATAAGAGGCCCAGCAGGTTTCTCAGCCCAGGCTGCTTATGAAAATTActtgggagaattttttttctttttggtggcatccacagcatgtggaaatttccaggccagggatcaaatgtgagctgcatctgcaacaccatatctttaacccactgtggcactgtgggagAATTTCTTAAAAGGCTAACATCCTGTTCCTCTACCCCTTGGAGGCCATTATGGATGGTGGGCCTCTCCTTGGCTCTTAGGGATTCAGCCCTCCAGCCCACACTAACCATGGCCTTCTGACCTGTACACACAGGCATGCACAGCACTCAGCGCATGTTTGGCTGTGAGATCCAGGAGGACGGCCACTCCACTGGCTTCTGGCAGTTTGGCTTCGATGGCCAGGACCACCTGTCACTGGACCTGGAAACTCTGAGCTGGGTGTCAGCTGAGCCTGTGGCCGTACGGACCAAGCGCTGGTGGGAGACAGAGCGCTGCTATGCAGAGTATGACAAGGCCTACGTGGAAGGTGTCTGCCTTACCTCCCTACGCAAATACCTGGAGCTGGGAGGCCAGAGATTCAGCCGGAGAGGTAAGGCCCAGCCTTCCGTAATGCAAACTGGCACCATGCTCCCATTCTCTAGAGCCATCCAATTTGACAGAGAAGCCTTTGAGGGATAAGAAAGTAGGCTGTCTCCTCCTAGTTCAGATAAGCCCACTGGGACCCAGAAAGATGACTAACTAGCCAACAGCTCCCTCCTGCAGAGCAAGAAGAAAGCCTAGACCTCAAGCCCTCACTTCAGGTAAGGTGGAGCGGGGAGCTCTAGAGTCTCCCTTGTCCTATTGCGGTCTTAGAGAATAAACCCCCCTCATTctggcttcaatttttttttcatctacagAGTGAATGGGTTAAACCAGGTGGCTCATCAAATCCTTTGGGGGTTTAACAATCTGTGGTTCTGCTCCTTGTGAAACAGACCCCAGGCCTCAGAGGACAGCATCCCCCACCACTCCCTGGACCACAGGGATTGCCAGAGAAGCTGAGGCCCTCTGTCCCTCTCCTCCCTCACACGTGTTATGCTCAACATGCTCCCCAGAGTCCAGGTGCATCGTGAACTTCTCCTGAGCCCAACCAGTAGAGCTGGAGACACAAGGGCTGGGATGGACACTAGGGAACATGGAGGTGCTGAGGGTGAAAGCCTCACAGGCTGTGATAGTTAGGGAGATTGCCAGGGTGCGGCCAATCTGAATACCCAGCATGCCAGGGATGTCTGGTGATTGAGTGGTGGGATATGAATCAGCTGAGGTAATGGGGAAGATATCCCTCAAATGGAGGACAGGACAGATAACATCAGGAGTGGAAGATGTGATAATGAGAGCAGAGCAGGGGAGTTCAGAGCTCAGGTGCTGAAGCCTAGCCTCCAGATACATATCTAGgatttgctggctgtgtgaccctgggcaaattacttaccctctctgtgcctcagtttcctcctcagtATAATGAAGATGGTAATAATTGCTGCAGCCTCCCCAAAGCACCATATTACTGTGTATTAAACAAATAGTGTAGATCACTCTTTCAAGCACAAGGTGTTGTCCTATGTCCTTCACCTGGTAGATTAGTTGTGATTCTCCATAGAAACAGAACAAGATACATAGAGAAAGtctttttaaggaattggcttatgtgactatggaggctgagaagttccaAGGTCTGCATTCAGCAAggtggagacccaggagagacCCAGTctaagtccaaaggcctgagaaccaatGGTGTAGTTTCAGTCCAAATGCTGGAAAGCTCAGGACCCAAGAAGAATCAGTGTTTCAGTTTGTGTCTGAAGGTAGGAAAAGAGCAATGTTTCAGCTCAGCAGTCAGGCAAGAAATGCTCCCTATTATCcagccttttttttcctattcagatCTTCAGCTGAGGGGATGGGCCCGCCCACACCGGGAACAAACAGCAGTCTGCTTTACCAAGTCcactgattcaaatgttaatcccacccagaaacaccctcacacaCATAACCAGAAATATGTCTGACCAAATGTTTTGGCACCCCCTGGCCTGGTGAAGTTGACACATATAATGAACCATTACACCTGGATTATATCATTTGGGACTTGAACTTTGAGAGGAAGAGATGGTGGATCCCCATTAGGCTCCAACTGATGGCAGAGGGTTGTTGACAGGAGTCATATCTCCCTTGTGGAAATTCCAGGACAGGGCCCCTTTGGAACTCTTGGCAATGGTTTGTCCCTGCCTACAAAGGTAACTGGGTGCCTTCCCTGGAGAGAGTCCCTGTCCCCATTTCCTTGTCCTTCACCCTGGAAGACGCTGAAGGTGCCCAGGATGAAGCATGAGCAATGGGCAGAGAGCAGCCACtcaccagcctcctccctccacctctccctgcAGAGCCACCCACAGTGCGGGTGACAAAGCACACGGCCCAGGATGGGGGCACCACACTGaggtgctgggccctgggcttcTATCCACAAGACATCTCGCTGAGCTGGTGGCTGGGTGAAAAGGAGCTGACCTCCAAGACTGAGTATGTGGAGACACGCCCCAGTGGCGATGGCACCTATCAGACATGGTTGG comes from the Phacochoerus africanus isolate WHEZ1 chromosome 4, ROS_Pafr_v1, whole genome shotgun sequence genome and includes:
- the LOC125125420 gene encoding BOLA class I histocompatibility antigen, alpha chain BL3-7-like isoform X1; amino-acid sequence: MRLATRGPPSPGSFWGRPSPPPPLLVLLLLGLVLEGAAESPWGLPLVADGPASMAKVVMAELADLKLEKKPWPRGTHSLRYHYLALSEPGPGLPQFLAVGYVDDQVFIRYDSRRGKAEPQAPWMAHMDAQYWEKETKKQRIWAKVQQVEMWTVMGYYNQSSGMHSTQRMFGCEIQEDGHSTGFWQFGFDGQDHLSLDLETLSWVSAEPVAVRTKRWWETERCYAEYDKAYVEGVCLTSLRKYLELGGQRFSRREPPTVRVTKHTAQDGGTTLRCWALGFYPQDISLSWWLGEKELTSKTEYVETRPSGDGTYQTWLATQVPAGEEIQYTCHVQHSSLNHTLTVTWESPSSSGLIAMIISPILVLLVVCVVILIKCLQGGEDPYNCQSPTRTEPTQLI
- the LOC125125420 gene encoding H-2 class I histocompatibility antigen, Q10 alpha chain-like isoform X2, which encodes MRLATRGPPSPGSFWGRPSPPPPLLVLLLLGLVLEGAAESPWGLPLVADGPASMAKVVMAELADLKLEKKPWPRGTHSLRYHYLALSEPGPGLPQFLAVGYVDDQVFIRYDSRRGKAEPQAPWMAHMDAQYWEKETKKQRIWAKVQQVEMWTVMGYYNQSSGMHSTQRMFGCEIQEDGHSTGFWQFGFDGQDHLSLDLETLSWVSAEPVAVRTKRWWETERCYAEYDKAYVEGVCLTSLRKYLELGGQRFSRREPPTVRVTKHTAQDGGTTLRCWALGFYPQDISLSWWLGEKELTSKTEYVETRPSGDGTYQTWLATQVPAGEEIQYTCHVQHSSLNHTLTVTWESPSSSGLIAMIISPILVLLVVCVVILIKCLQETRSKEASPRWRGPL
- the LOC125125420 gene encoding H-2 class I histocompatibility antigen, Q10 alpha chain-like isoform X3, which translates into the protein MAKVVMAELADLKLEKKPWPRGTHSLRYHYLALSEPGPGLPQFLAVGYVDDQVFIRYDSRRGKAEPQAPWMAHMDAQYWEKETKKQRIWAKVQQVEMWTVMGYYNQSSGMHSTQRMFGCEIQEDGHSTGFWQFGFDGQDHLSLDLETLSWVSAEPVAVRTKRWWETERCYAEYDKAYVEGVCLTSLRKYLELGGQRFSRREPPTVRVTKHTAQDGGTTLRCWALGFYPQDISLSWWLGEKELTSKTEYVETRPSGDGTYQTWLATQVPAGEEIQYTCHVQHSSLNHTLTVTWESPSSSGLIAMIISPILVLLVVCVVILIKCLQGGEDPYNCQSPTRTEPTQLI